A genome region from Hevea brasiliensis isolate MT/VB/25A 57/8 chromosome 9, ASM3005281v1, whole genome shotgun sequence includes the following:
- the LOC110640663 gene encoding uncharacterized protein LOC110640663 — MVSLFGSIKLKAVIDKEKNRVILAESEEGFIDVLLSFLTMPMGTIIRLTRSQLPSIGCMNNLYASVENLDVRRFRTQACKEMLLHPLNGAATHCNYLKLKIDNTTENLRYLYCGDSECVASKHKLFSHYSSSFCGCGKPMNYSLNQLSNAESNNIVVSDPRDEGVFVRGLTRLIISDELQLMPPSATASFSLLAKHGVMDAKTMEERTFDVQVNEVLNLLKSTLVSKRPLTETLLKQQQMPEPRKEDLGVDWFIKQKIGEHATEGDRKICVRLVLSKSKKMVCYAEAAEDFVDLLFSFLAIPLGFIVKEMRGYPSKGCITHLYDSVEELDTEKYFKSNDHKETLLCPKMASRFGYKNQLIGVEEVNRQYYLSGDYPCIFTHKPTNRKFSTLTMNDPKAPLYKEQAISNGGFVLGPETFTVTDDLRVTPISPVLHLSVLSKLKVPFSDIEERIVHVGNEEALRLLVASFISESALTDTFTPKRLEQEY, encoded by the exons ATGGTTAGCTTATTCGGTTCTATTAAGTTGAAGGCAGTGATAGACAAGGAGAAAAACAGAGTAATACTTGCTGAATCTGAAGAGGGTTTTATTGATGTTCTCCTCAGTTTTTTAACAATGCCTATGGGAACGATCATCAGGCTCACCCGTAGTCAACTTCCAAGCATTGGTTGCATGAACAACTTGTATGCAAGCGTTGAAAATCTTGATGTCAGGCGTTTCAGGACTCAAGCATGCAAGGAAATGCTTCTACATCCTCTGAATGGGGCTGCAACTCACTGCAATtacctgaaattgaaaattgacaACACGACCGAGAATCTAAGATACCTTTATTGTGGGGACTCGGAGTGCGTGGCATCTAAGCACAAATTATTTAGTCATTACAGTAGTAGCTTTTGTGGTTGTGGAAAGCCCATGAATTATTCGTTAAATCAGTTGTCTAATGCTGAGTCAAATAATATTGTTGTTTCTGATCCTCGAGATGAAGGGGTGTTTGTTAGAGGACTGACCCGGCTGATAATAAGTGACGAATTACAATTGATGCCCCCATCAGCCACAGCAAGCTTCTCTTTGCTTGCCAAGCATGGAGTCATGGATGCAAAAACCATGGAGGAAAGGACGTTTGATGTTCAAGTAAATGAG GTTTTGAATTTGCTGAAGAGCACCTTGGTATCAAAGAGACCTTTGACAGAAACTCTATTGAAGCAACAACAAATGCCTGAACCAAGGAAGGAAGATTTAGGTGTAGATTGGTTCATCAAACAGAAGATAGGAGAACATGCAACTGAAGGAGATAGGAAGATTTGTGTCAGGCTCGTGCTGAGTAAATCCAAGAAGATGGTATGTTATGCAGAAGCCGCGGAGGATTTTGTTGATTTACTATTCAGCTTCCTTGCCATTCCACTTGGGTTTATAGTCAAAGAAATGCGTGGTTATCCTTCCAAAGGATGCATAACTCATTTATATGATAGTGTTGAGGAACTTGATACTGAGAAATACTTCAAGTCAAATGACCACAAAGAGACTCTACTTTGTCCCAAGATGGCATCTCGTTTTGGCTACAAGAACCAGCTAATAGGGGTGGAAGAAGTTAATCGGCAGTACTATTTGTCGGGAGATTATCCTTGTATTTTTACTCATAAACCAACTAACAGGAAATTTTCTACTTTAACCATGAATGATCCTAAAGCACCACTTTATAAGGAACAAGCTATAAGCAATGGAGGATTTGTGTTGGGACCTGAAACGTTTACAGTAACCGATGATCTGAGAGTAACACCTATATCCCCTGTCTTACATTTGTCTGTTCTGAGCAAATTGAAAGTACCTTTCAGTGACATTGAAGAGCGCATTGTGCATGTGGGCAATGAGGAG GCTTTGCGTCTCCTGGTAGCTTCATTTATCTCTGAATCTGCTCTAACTGATACTTTTACCCCCAAAAGGCTAGAACAAGAATACTGA